The Brassica napus cultivar Da-Ae chromosome C7, Da-Ae, whole genome shotgun sequence genome has a segment encoding these proteins:
- the LOC106446575 gene encoding prolyl 4-hydroxylase 5, producing the protein MAGKSKNNLRYQPRKSASRSTQAFTVLIGLLVVIMILLGLGILSLPNANRNSSKPNDLTNIVRKSQEESNGGDEEGNGERWVEVISWEPRAVVYHNFLTNDECEHLISLAKPNMVKSTVVDEKTGGSKDSRVRTSSGTFLKRGHDEVVERIEQRISDFTFIPVENGEGLQVLHYQVGQKYEPHYDYFLDEFNTKNGGQRIATVLMYLSDVDDGGETVFPAAKGNISAVPWWNQLSECGKEGLSVLPKKRDALLFWNMRPDASLDPSSLHGGCPVVKGNKWSSTKWFHVHEFKV; encoded by the exons ATGGCGGGGAAATCGAAGAACAACCTTCGCTACCAACCGCGAAAATCAGCATCGCGATCGACTCAAGCCTTCACGGTGCTCATCGGTCTTCTCGTGGTGATTATGATACTTCTGGGTCTGGGGATCTTGTCACTTCCAAATGCCAACAGAAACTCGTCAAAACCCAACGATTTGACCAACATTGTACGGAAGAGCCAGGAGGAGAG TAATGGAGGAGACGAGGAAGGGAACGGGGAGCGTTGGGTTGAAGTGATATCGTGGGAGCCTAGAGCTGTTGTTTACCACAATTTCTTg ACCAATGATGAATGTGAGCACCTGATCAGTCTCGCTAAACCCAACATGGTTAAGTCAACTGTGGTTGATGAGAAAACCGGTGGCAGCAAAGATAGCAG AGTAAGGACCAGCTCTGGAACTTTTCTCAAAAGAGGACATGACGAAGTTGTCGAGAGGATTGAGCAAAGGATTTCAGATTTCACCTTCATTCCTGTTG AAAATGGAGAAGGTCTTCAGGTTCTTCACTACCAAGTTGGCCAGAAGTATGAGCCTCACTATGATTATTTCTTAGATGAGTTCAACACCAAGAACGGAGGACAACGAATAGCCACTGTTCTTATGTACCT CTCGGATGTTGATGATGGTGGCGAGACCGTGTTCCCAGCAGCAAAAGGAAACATAAGTGCAGTCCCATGGTGGAACCAGCTCTCGGAATGTGGCAAAGAAGGACTCTCTGTTCTACCAAAGAAAAGAGATGCTTTACTTTTCTGGAACATGAGACCTGATGCCTCTCTAGACCCTTCCAGTTTGCACG GTGGATGTCCAGTGGTGAAAGGAAACAAATGGTCATCCACGAAATGGTTCCACGTCCATGAGTTCAAGGTTTAA